One Pyxicephalus adspersus chromosome 3, UCB_Pads_2.0, whole genome shotgun sequence genomic window carries:
- the FRMPD1 gene encoding FERM and PDZ domain-containing protein 1: protein MEDPDTHLLQIRKGHRIEQMVVRWLRRSRDNSSRTRVSTGDSPSVGPNQYGCSLKLTLEINKDPYFENYGFDIAPDLPLTVTVVNAGGPAEGKLLLGDQICAINNENVENTQAQKASDMIRDSVDTLNITVLRSTSSPKSSFLTAEKRARLKSNPVKVRFAEEVIVNGHTQGNSLLFMPNVLKVYLENGQTKAFKFEKKTTVKDIVMTLKEKLSINIIEHFALALEEQYNISKLYLLHEEELIEQVVQKRESHDYRCLFRVCFVPKDPLDLLQEDPVAFEYLYLQSCSDVLQERFAMEMKCSVALRLAALHIQERIHTCGQSQKISFKYIEKDWGIDNFLSPTLLRNMRGKDIKKAISFHIKRNQCILEPRQKQPVSAAQIRLQYLKILGDLKTYGGKIFNATLMLQDRESYVTLLVGAKYGISQIINNKLNIMITLAEFSNISRIELTPESEKVSLVKVYLQDVKPLSLLLESNNAKDIACLISGYCKLLTNSAASIFEWCPQNQVHRISTEEGYESRACSDSEESSELDSSLDLSSELQFLRQRNIKPLQEEEEEEEEVEKLKQDKDAKESTVTEEGHCDCKNNDTDSISEASDSANTESHGYKISWSSDSIDALEEDDLETCSSSRPEFFQFYTPILNDENAEDQGVFTDNLDMKCKGDGCEESDPLLCFLQMSNTRENSIIDSREKPRSPKDADCREDYEIHVFPGCQLTENNIMEYYSLCSNVSPASSVDRNIPSSPESNCVNDLNPENKEKEKGCRMQTNNEVDALILDPPPGFGDSSSEEEFFDATDRFTPTLTSPGVKSENAFVYPDKSGSNAQNSGEKCRKEKQSKKPSKIRKRRSYLQTDYTSQVTFPMSPSNSLENMDHVCCFEKESHLPAGSHSPTVSSLKDIEAEPALLETKPLLGKPILKSNNRTHSPSLMEMEPDTMETKSVTESVSSCISAIRFPCDSGVKERSQNGKYCVNGCNNADKIPNCNISEQNDRASPSQISLELDNTGVYGLSHVSLVPDNQNVVRNVCKNDTVMEENIDSMLSPVLSDRMLPYISETEASHQSKYNILLNELTNSEGDVSPKGEIINESSPQSSKTRKLFFDLKGIADIFTSFPINSFKDGGTEVTKVPRCEESVHLLTNEEPDYLMSVDPTDVKRNFNQRRSCLSSSVRSSETAVDTLELCYEENDERIDSCAETISSDEGFDGNSLYKENCISEAQTFIPRCADSSTKGFRQKEVLESRCVDLYITEQRSPKNSKEGNCSCHLSYTNCFRPIDNDAEDEIIDFAGTVSPLPRTIPPRSGNSFVENNHLSSITNSQNSPSLEHCEALDLLRARIHNSPMGFGKLQDIVLDLQKILEEYKKKQKPHPEDRCAGLFSEQKSSLCTVSRNVMSASQKVLRPNQTSEEIYQAVEETFFNLVHMTDVCLQFSSCAKCSKRQTDVQTNLCDLLCTYHQFVQAARKAADREDQELHLKLLSRQCTALTAAIFCLTQQFRTLITL from the exons atggaGGATCCAGACACTCATTTATTGCAGATCCGCAAAGGACACCGAATAGAACAGATGGTTGTGAGATGGCTACGTCGGTCACGAGATAATTCATCCCG tacaagGGTCTCTACAGGAGACAGTCCGTCTGTTGGACCAAATCAGTATGGTTGCTCCTTGAAGCTAACATTAGAGATAAATAAAGATCCTTACTTTGAAAACTATGGCTTTGATATAGCTCCAGATCTACCGCTCACTGTTACAGTTGTCAATGCAG GAGGTCCAGCAGAAGGGAAGCTTTTACTCGGTGACCAGATCTGTgcaataaacaatgaaaatgtgGAAAACACTCAGGCTCAAAAAGCATCTGACATGATCAG GGATTCCGTTGACACCCTTAATATAACAGTTCTTCGAAGTACCTCG AGCCCAAAGTCTTCTTTTCTTACAGCAGAGAAAAGAGCCAGATTAAAAAGTAATCCAGTAAAAGTGAGGTTTGCAGAAGAAGTGATTGTCAATGGACACACTCAG GGGAATTCACTTCTTTTCATGCCCAATGTCCTTAAAGTCTACCTGGAAAATGGCCAGACAAAGGCTTTTAAATTTGAGAAGAAAACAACTGTGAAG GACATAGTCATGACTCTCAAGGAAAAATTGTCAATCAATATAATTGAGCACTTTGCACTAGCTCTAGAAGAGCAATATAATATTTCAAAGCTTTACCTTCTTCACGAAGAGGAGCTTATCGAACAG GTAGTACAGAAGAGAGAGTCCCACGACTATAGATGTCTCTTTAGAGTTTGTTTTGTACCCAAAGACCCCTTGGATCTTCTACAGGAGGATCCAGTTGCCTTTGAATATCTTTATTTACAG AGTTGTAGTGATGTGCTTCAGGAGAGATTTGCGATGGAGATGAAATGCAGTGTTGCTCTACGCCTGGCTGCCTTACACATACAGGAGCGAATACACACTTGTGGTCAGTCACAGAAGATATCATTCAAGTACATTGA gaAAGACTGGGGAATAGATAATTTTCTCTCTCCAACATTACTACGTAATATGAGAGGGAAAGACATAAAGAAAGCCATTAGCTTTCATATTAAACGGAACCAGTGTATACTTGAGCCAAGACAGAAG CAACCTGTATCTGCAGCTCAAATACGATTACAATATTTAAAGATTCTTGGAGATCTGAAAACCTATGGAGGGAAAATTTTTAATGCTACATTAATg CTGCAGGACAGAGAATCGTATGTCACACTTCTTGTTGGAGCAAAGTATGGCATCAGTCAGATTATCAACAACAAGCTTAACATTATGATAACTTTAGCGGAATTCTCCAACATAAGCAGGATAGAGCTGACCCCAGAGTCTGAGAAAGTGAGCCTAGTAAAGGTCTATCTGCAGGATGTTAAG ccACTTTCACTACTGCTGGAGTCAAATAATGCCAAAGACATTGCATGTCTAATTTCTGGGTATTGTAAATTGCTCACAAATTCTGCTGCATCTATATTTGAATGGTGTCCTCAAAACCAAGTTCATCGCATTTCTACTGAGGAAG gaTACGAATCCAGAGCATGCAGTGATTCTGAAGAGTCATCAGAACTTGATTCATCTTTAGATCTCTCATCAGAGCTCCAGTTTTTGAGACAACGCAACATAAAACCAttgcaggaagaagaggaagaggaagaagaagtgGAAAAGCTGAAGCAAGATAAAGATGCAAAAGAAAGTACTGTCACCGAGGAGGGCCATTGTGATTGTAAAAACAATGACACGGACAGTATTTCTGAAGCTTCAGATTCAGCTAACACAGAAAGCCATGGTTACAAAATTAGCTGGTCCAGTGACTCAATTGATGCTCTGGAAGAGGATGACCTAGAGACCTGTTCTTCTAGCCGGCCAGAGTTCTTCCAGTTTTATACACCCATTTTAAATGATGAAAATGCAGAAGATCAGGGTGTTTTTACTGATAATCTAGATATGAAATGCAAAGGAGATGGTTGTGAAGAATCAGATCCATTGCTGTGTTTCTTGCAGATGTCTAATACCAGGGAAAACTCTATAATTGATAGTAGGGAAAAACCTAGATCACCCAAAGATGCAGACTGCAGAGAGGACTATGAAATTCATGTGTTTCCTGGCTGTCAGCtaacagaaaacaatattatgGAATACTATAGTCTCTGCTCAAATGTTTCCCCTGCCAGCAGTGTGGACAGAAATATCCCTAGTAGCCCAGAGAGCAACTGTGTTAATGATTTAAAtccagaaaataaagaaaaggaaaaaggttgCAGGATGCAAACAAATAATGAGGTTGATGCCCTTATCCTTGATCCTCCTCCTGGTTTTGGCGATAGCAGTTCCGAAGAAGAATTTTTTGATGCTACTGACAGATTTACACCAACATTAACTTctccag GTGTAAAATCAGAAAATGCATTTGTCTATCCAGACAAAAGTGGATCAAATGCTCAAAATTCTGGTGAGAAATGCAGAAaggaaaaacaatcaaaaaagccaTCCAAGATCCGGAAACGAAGATCTTACTTGCAAACAGACTATACTTCTCAGGTCACATTCCCAATGTCCCCTTCCAACTCTTTGGAAAACATGGACCATGTATGTTGCTTTGAAAAAGAATCTCACCTTCCTGCAGGGTCCCATTCTCCTACAGTTTCCTCTTTAAAAGACATTGAGGCTGAACCAGCTCTGCTTGAGACAAAACCACTTTTAGGCAAACCCATCTTAAAGTCAAACAACAGAACACATTCACCAAGCCTAATGGAAATGGAGCCGGACACCATGGAGACCAAGTCAGTTACTGAATCTGTTTCATCTTGTATATCAGCTATACGTTTCCCCTGTGACTCAGGAGTGAAAGAAAGGAGTCAGAATGGTAAATATTGTGTCAATGGATGTAATAATGCAGATAAAATTCCCAACTGTAATATATCTGAACAAAATGACCGAGCTAGTCCATCTCAAATATCACTGGAACTGGACAACACTGGTGTCTATGGCCTATCACATGTTAGCTTGGTACCAGATAATCAGAATGTAGTTAGAAACGTATGTAAAAATGACACTGTAATGGAAGAAAACATTGATTCTATGTTGTCACCTGTTCTCAGTGACAGAATGCTTCCATACATTTCAGAGACAGAGGCTTCCCACCAATCCAAATACAACATTCTTCTAAATGAGTTAACGAACTCTGAAGGAGATGTTTCACCAAAAGGCGAAATTATTAATGAGAGTTCTCCCCAGAGTTCTAAAACACGAAAGTTGTTTTTTGATTTAAAAGGAATTGCTGATATTTTTACCAGTTTCCCTATAAACTCCTTTAAAGATGGAGGGACTGAGGTAACTAAAGTGCCTCGTTGTGAAGAGTCAGTGCATCTCTTAACAAACGAAGAGCCAGACTACCTAATGTCAGTGGACCCGACGGATGTAAAAAGAAATTTCAATCAGAGAAGGAGCTGCTTGTCTTCATCTGTGCGTTCTTCTGAAACTGCTGTGGATACTTTGGAACTTTGTTATGAGGAAAATGATGAAAGGATAGACTCGTGCGCTGAAACTATAAGCTCAGATGAAGGTTTTGATGGAAATTCATTATATAAAGAGAACTGCATTTCAGAAGCACAGACATTCATACCAAGATGTGCTGACTCTTCCACTAAGGGTTTTAGACAAAAAGAGGTATTAGAAAGCAGATGTGTAGATCTTTATATTACAGAACAAAGGAGCCCTAAGAACTCCAAAGAAGGAAACTGTAGCTGCCATTTATCCTACACCAACTGCTTCCGTCCCATTGACAATGATGCAGAAGATGAAATTATTGACTTTGCTGGAACTGTGTCACCATTACCTAGGACAATACCACCTAGATCTGGAAACTCGTTTGTAGAGAATAATCATCTTTCTTCCATTACCAATAGCCAAAACTCACCCTCTTTGGAGCACTGTGAAGCTCTCGACCTCCTAAGAGCCAGAATACATAATTCCCCTATGGGCTTTGGCAAACTGCAGGACATTGTCCTGGATCTTCAAAAAATCTTAGAGGAATATAAAAAGAAGCAGAAACCTCATCCCGAGGACAGGTGTGCAGGTCTGTTCTCAGAACAAAAATCTAGTCTATGTACAGTGTCTCGGAATGTGATGTCAGCATCACAGAAAGTGCTTAGACCAAATCAAACATCAGAGGAGATCTACCAAGCTGTGgaagaaacatttttcaatttagtGCACATGACAGATGTGTGTCTGCAATTTTCCAGTTGTGCAAAATGTTCCAAAAGACAAACTGATGTCCAAACTAATCTCTGTGATTTATTATGCACGTACCACCAGTTTGTACAAGCAGCTAGGAAGGCGGCTGACAGGGAAGACCAGGAATTGCATCTTAAACTGCTTTCTCGCCAGTGCACTGCACTTACCGCTGCTATTTTTTGCCTGACTCAGCAGTTCAGGACATTAATAACCCTATAA